The Pseudomonas nunensis genome includes the window ACTTTCCGGCGTATCGTTGTTACGCGGGCTCAGCAAGTGTTCCTGGCGAGTCCACACACCTTCCAGGGCTTCGAGCTGAACGCGACCGGCCGGCATGGCATGAAGCATGAATTCGAACTGAGTCAGCTTGTCGAAAAATGCTTGATTGTAGAAAGGCATTTCCATGTATTGCAGAGGCCCGAAACGACGCTGAGGCTCTTTGAGGGTGTTGTTCCAGTTGGACTGGAAAATCAACTCCGCCGTCAGGGCCCGACCGCTCTCCAGGCTGTCGATCATCGCCGCAAAACTTTCCATCGCGAACGCTTTGCCCTGCACCGGATCAAGGTCCTTGATCCCGGTGGGCAATGTGGCCAGGAATTCAGCAAAGGCTTCACGCTCGGCCACCGATTTGGCATCGGTGTAGGTCAGCGAGTGATACACCTCGGTGTTGTGTTCGGAGTTACCGTAGTTGATCTCGCGCACCACATAAGCGGTCGGCAGGATCCGCGCCTTGGCGCACGCCAGCATGTAGTACACGTGACCGATTTCCTGCCATTGGAAACTGGTGCCCGGCGGCAACAGCGCGTACCAGGATTTCATCAGCGAAGTGCGGGTCACTGCGTAGAACGGCGGCAGGTACTGGCGCATGTACTCGACCACGCGATCCTGCGGCCGCTCCGACGAATAGTCCTCGCAGACTTTTTTGTCACGACGGTAGTAGCTGACGCTGGCGCCCAGGGTCAGGTACATCAGGCAATAGCCGTGGCACATCCCGTAGTCGTCGTTGGCTTCCAGGAAGTCCACCGACTCGGCCAGCGCCTCGTGCACGATAAAGTCATCGTCGGCCGCCAGTACCATGTACGGCGTGGTCACTTGCTCCACGCCATAGGCAATCTTGGCCTGGAAGCCGCTGTAGGCAAACTGCGGCACATGCTGGTATTCGACGTCGGGGAGCTCGCCCTGGTAATGCTCGGTGGCGGAATCGAGCACCAGCACTTTGCAAGGCAAGTCGCCGTAGTACTGCATCGCCCTGCGCAAAAAGGCTGGACGGTTGTGGGAAATCAACACCACCGTCAGCAGCTCATTCAACGGCAACATGTGCTCAGAAACGGACTTGCCTTGCATAACCTCTCCCACAACCGGCGAAACGCCTGATTAACGCTTAAATAATGTGCTGGATTAACGAACGCGACGCAGGTAACCGTCCGGTGCCACGGTGAGCAGCAGTTTGTTTTGCATCTGCTGGTCGATCTCGAAATCCTTGTTCTCTTCGAGGTATTTCCACACGGCGGTTTTCGGGTTATCGCCCGGGCCCCATGGACGGTCCGGGAAGAAATCGGCCGGCATGTCCTCAACCACGGTGTCCATTACCACGCAGTAGCTGTCGACGGAAACCAGTGGCGCGTAGAGACGCAGCTCTTCCAGCACGTGGTCGTGGGTGTGGTTGGAGTCGAGCACCAAGATGACTTTCTTGCCTTCGGCGGCAGCACGCACCTGAGCGGCGATTGCCGGGTCGATGCTCGAGCCTTCGATCATTTTGATGCGCTTGCTCATCGGGTGGCTTTCGATGGCTTCGCGGTTGTGCGGACGGATGTCCAGGTCGATGCCCAGCACTTCGCCGTGGCCTTGCAGTTCCAGCAGAGACGCGTAGTAGATGATCGAGCCACCGTGGGCGATGCCGCATTCAATCACCAGGTCCGGTTTGACGTTCCAGATGATCTCTTGCATCGCCAGCATGTCTTGCGGCAACTGGATGATCGGACGGCCCATCCACGAGAAGTGGTAGCTGTACTTGTGCTTGGCCGATTCGTTGAAGAAATCCCGGGCCAGGCCGGTGAGTTTCTGGTCGTCGCCCTGACGCGCGATTTCTGCCTGGCACTCGGCTTCGAAAGCTTTATTGATGGTGTTGTCGGTCATTTTAAAAGTCTCAATAGTCACTGGAACGAAGCGCTGTCTACGGCGTGATAGACGTAGCGTCCACCGGTCATCCGCTTGATTTCTTCGAGGTAGTTAGAGTTCATCACAAACAGGTTGGCGCCTTCAGGCAACGCATCCATGGCCTCTTGGGGCGAGGACACCCGCACGCCACTCAGGGGCAGGTAACGTCCCTGCTTGGCCGGGTTGATGTCCACCACGCGATCCACTGCTACCCCGGCGCGTTGCAGGAACAGCGAATAGATCACGCCTTTGGACGACGCACCCCAGATAGCCGAACCCTGCTGTGGATTGGCCTGGATGATCTGCACCGCACGCTCAAGGCTGCTGGTGAAGTTCTCAGGCAAGTCCAGACGCGGGACCGGTTGTTCAGGGGTCAGGCGCAGGGTCGACAGGTCGGCGACGATGTACAGGTATTGGCCACCGAACAGGTGCCCGGCCTCGTGCACGGTGCCGAACATCCGGCGCAGGTCATCGAGGCGGAAATAATTGACGTGCTCGTAGAACAGGTCGAACCAGGCGCGGTGCTCCAGAATCCAGTCGAAGCACGGCACTTCGATGTAGATCTGCCCGCCCTGATTGGCCTCGGCCATTTGCGCGAGGAAATTCACCGGGTCCTGGATATGTTCCAGCACATGGCGCAACACGATGGCGTCTGCCGCCAGGCCCAAACCACGGGTGAACGGGGCCTTGATCACGTCGGCATTGTTGCCTTCATAGGCCGGGTCGATGCCGGTGATGGCGTAGCCCAGGCCCTTGAGGAGTTCGAGAAAATAACCTTTGCCGCAGCCGACTTCGATCAGCTCCTGGCCCTTGAAGTGGCGGGCAATAATCCCTTCCACATCGCTCAGGTGCTGCTGGAACTGGCCGGAATGCGCCTGTTCGTTCTGGTAGTCGGCGTCGTAGCTGAGCTTGTCGGCATCGAAGGCGTCGTTGAAGATCAACCCGCTCTGTTCATCCTGCACCAGTACCATGTCGGCGCAGGCAGAGGCCCGGGCCGATTGCGGGTCGGCGAAGGTGCGATTCTGCAACACCGGCAGGTCAGCGACCCGATACAACTCATGCTTCATGATTGCCTCCCAACAGTTGTTGCAGACGCTCAGCCACGCCCCAGAACGCCATCGGCTCATGCGTCGGGTATGGGTAGTGGCCGAGGTTCAAACTGATGGATGCGCCGCGTTCACGCAGCCGCTGTTCCACCAGTGTCCTGACCGATATCGGCTGGCCGCTGGAACAATTGACCAGCCCATTGAAATCCCGGCGTTGCAGGATCGCCGCCAGGTAATCGGCGGCGGTGTCGATGGCCAGGTAATCGCGCAGCTGTTCGCCGGCCGACATATTGAAAGTGGCATCGCCGGCATCGATTGCCCGGTCCAGCGCCGCCAGCAAACTGTTGGGGTTCTGGCCTTCGCCGTGCAGGTAAAACAGCCGCGCCCATTGCAGGGTGAATGGCTGAACCTTCTGCAAGTTTTCCAGAAACAGACGCAGGGTGTTTTTCGCCAACCCGTAAGGATTACTCGGCTGCGGCGCGGATTGCTCGGTGAGCGGCCCGCTCTGCATGCCGTATTCGAAACAGGTGCCGGTGACCAACACCTGCGACACGCCCGCCTCGACCGCGCTTTTGATAAACCGGTAGTCGGCCATCAGGTTGTGCTCGAAATGGAACAGCGCCTGATAGTTCGGCAAACCGGGCCAGGCCAGATGTGCCAGGGCATCGACGCCCCCGGTCAACGCCGGGATATCCAGGTCGGCGGCGTGAATATCCGCCGCGATGAATTCCACGTCATTGATCCACGGCAAAGTTGCAGCGGTCTCGGCATTGCGCGCCACGGCGCGCACCTCACAACCCCGGGCGAGCAACGCCGCGACCAGATGCCGGCCGACGAACCCGGTAGCGCCGGTGACCAGCACCTTCACAGGACGGTCAACTCAGGCACGGCGATCACGAAGCGGCCGTCCCACTCACGCACCTGGGCCAGTTGCTGGCTGACTTCGTGCAACAGGTTCCATGGCAGGACCAACACGTAATCCGGTTTTTCGAGGCCGATCCGGGCCGGCGACACAATCGGAATGCGGCTCCCCGGCAGGTACTTGCCCTGCTTGTGCGGGTTGGCATCGGCGACCCACGCGAGCAGGTCCGGCTTGACCCCGGCGTAGTTGAGCAAGGTGTTGCCCTTGGCTGCCGCGCCGTAACCGACCACGCGTTTGCCCTCGGCCTTGGCCTGCAACAGGAAGCGCAGCAGTTCGTGCTTGATGCGTTCGGCAGCCGGGGCCAGGGTCGCGTAGTACTCGGGGGTTTTCACGCCCGCCGCGAGTTCGGCTTGCAACTGTTGCTGCACCGCCGGTTGCACGTCACGACGCTGGCCATCGAGGCGCTGCACAAATACCCGCAGCGAACCGCCATGGGTCGACAACTGACTGACGTCGAAGACTTCCAGGCCATTGCGCGCGCACAGGGTTTGCACGGCGGTCAGGGACAGGTAGGAATAGTGCTCGTGATACAGCGTGTCGAACTGCTGGCCAGCCATCAGCGTCAGCAGTTGCGGAAACTCGAAGGTCGCCACGCCGGTCGGTTTGAGCAAAGTCGCAAAACCGCCGAGGAAATCATTGATGTCCGGGACATGGGCCAGCACGTTGTTGGCGGCCATCAGGTCGGCGGACCAGCCTTCACTGACCAATTGCGCGGCGGTGTCGCGACCGAAAAACAGTTCGCGAATCTCCAGGCCTTTCTCCCGCGCCGCTTGCGCAGTGCTGCGGGTCGGCTCGACGCCCAGGCACGGAATGCCGCGCTTGGCGACGTACTGCAACAGGTAACCGTCATTCGCGGCGATTTCCACCACGCGGCTGTCTGCGCTCAAGCCAAAGCGCTCGACCATCTCGCTCACGTAGCGCTCGGCATGGGCCAGCCAGGTGCTGGAGAACGAACTGAAATACGCATACTCGGCGTCGAACAGGCTGTCGGCGCTGGTGTAATCCTCGGTCTGCACCAGCCAGCAGTGCTGGCACACCGCGACTTTCAACGGCACCCACTGCTCGGCTTGCTCGAGTTGATCGGCACGCACGTAGGCGTTGGACGGCGGCGAGGTGCCGAGGTCGATCAGCGGCAAGGCCAGCGGCGTAGCGCAACCACGGCAATTCATACACGCACTCCGGCGAAGTGTTCATCGAGCACGGGATGGCTGGCGTCCCGGGCTGACAGATTATTGACAGGCAGCGGCCAGGCGATCGCCAACCGTGGATCATTCACCGACAACCCGCCCTCGTGGGCCGGCGCGTAATCGGCGCTGTGCAGGTAGAGCAATTCGGCGTCATCGGTGAGGGTCTGGAAACCGTGGGCAAACCCGGCCGGGATCAGCAAGCTGCGGCCGTCACCGGCCCGCAAGTGCTCGGCGTGCCAGTGCAGGAAGGTCTCGGAGTCGGGGCGCAAATCCACCGCCACGTCCCAGACTTCACCGCGCAGGCAGGTGATCAATTTGGCTTCTGGTGCATCGGCATTCTGATAATGCAAACCCCGCACACTGCCCCTCGCGCGGGTGCAGGAATGGTTGATCTGACGAATATGAAACGCCTGGCCGAACGCGCTCAGGCTGCCTTCGCAGAACAGCCGCGCGAAGTGCCCGCGATCGTCTTCGAAGCGCTTGTGCTGCACGCTGAACAAGCCGTCCAGCGGCAACGCGTTCAAGAGAAATTCGCTCACAGCGCGCCTCGGTAAACGTTCAACTGGGCCAGCGTCACGGCGCGCATGTCGTCGCCGTTTTGCCACGCCAAGTGCCAGTCGAGGGTTTGCGTCAGGCACTGCTGCAACGACCAACGCGGTTGCCAACCGAGCAATTGACGGGCGCGGCTGCTGTCCAGGCGCAGCAGGCCGGCCTCGTGCAAATCACTCGGTTCGATGCGCAAGCCTC containing:
- a CDS encoding cephalosporin hydroxylase family protein, giving the protein MTDNTINKAFEAECQAEIARQGDDQKLTGLARDFFNESAKHKYSYHFSWMGRPIIQLPQDMLAMQEIIWNVKPDLVIECGIAHGGSIIYYASLLELQGHGEVLGIDLDIRPHNREAIESHPMSKRIKMIEGSSIDPAIAAQVRAAAEGKKVILVLDSNHTHDHVLEELRLYAPLVSVDSYCVVMDTVVEDMPADFFPDRPWGPGDNPKTAVWKYLEENKDFEIDQQMQNKLLLTVAPDGYLRRVR
- a CDS encoding dTDP-4-dehydrorhamnose 3,5-epimerase family protein; this encodes MSEFLLNALPLDGLFSVQHKRFEDDRGHFARLFCEGSLSAFGQAFHIRQINHSCTRARGSVRGLHYQNADAPEAKLITCLRGEVWDVAVDLRPDSETFLHWHAEHLRAGDGRSLLIPAGFAHGFQTLTDDAELLYLHSADYAPAHEGGLSVNDPRLAIAWPLPVNNLSARDASHPVLDEHFAGVRV
- a CDS encoding NAD-dependent epimerase/dehydratase family protein, with product MKVLVTGATGFVGRHLVAALLARGCEVRAVARNAETAATLPWINDVEFIAADIHAADLDIPALTGGVDALAHLAWPGLPNYQALFHFEHNLMADYRFIKSAVEAGVSQVLVTGTCFEYGMQSGPLTEQSAPQPSNPYGLAKNTLRLFLENLQKVQPFTLQWARLFYLHGEGQNPNSLLAALDRAIDAGDATFNMSAGEQLRDYLAIDTAADYLAAILQRRDFNGLVNCSSGQPISVRTLVEQRLRERGASISLNLGHYPYPTHEPMAFWGVAERLQQLLGGNHEA
- a CDS encoding class I SAM-dependent methyltransferase, yielding MNCRGCATPLALPLIDLGTSPPSNAYVRADQLEQAEQWVPLKVAVCQHCWLVQTEDYTSADSLFDAEYAYFSSFSSTWLAHAERYVSEMVERFGLSADSRVVEIAANDGYLLQYVAKRGIPCLGVEPTRSTAQAAREKGLEIRELFFGRDTAAQLVSEGWSADLMAANNVLAHVPDINDFLGGFATLLKPTGVATFEFPQLLTLMAGQQFDTLYHEHYSYLSLTAVQTLCARNGLEVFDVSQLSTHGGSLRVFVQRLDGQRRDVQPAVQQQLQAELAAGVKTPEYYATLAPAAERIKHELLRFLLQAKAEGKRVVGYGAAAKGNTLLNYAGVKPDLLAWVADANPHKQGKYLPGSRIPIVSPARIGLEKPDYVLVLPWNLLHEVSQQLAQVREWDGRFVIAVPELTVL
- a CDS encoding class I SAM-dependent methyltransferase → MKHELYRVADLPVLQNRTFADPQSARASACADMVLVQDEQSGLIFNDAFDADKLSYDADYQNEQAHSGQFQQHLSDVEGIIARHFKGQELIEVGCGKGYFLELLKGLGYAITGIDPAYEGNNADVIKAPFTRGLGLAADAIVLRHVLEHIQDPVNFLAQMAEANQGGQIYIEVPCFDWILEHRAWFDLFYEHVNYFRLDDLRRMFGTVHEAGHLFGGQYLYIVADLSTLRLTPEQPVPRLDLPENFTSSLERAVQIIQANPQQGSAIWGASSKGVIYSLFLQRAGVAVDRVVDINPAKQGRYLPLSGVRVSSPQEAMDALPEGANLFVMNSNYLEEIKRMTGGRYVYHAVDSASFQ